CACGCAGGTGCGTCGCTCGCAGGGGTAGGGTATGCACTCGTCGAGCACCATGCAGATGTCCGAGCCCAAATTGCGCTGAATTCCCATGCACGATTCGGGCGAGATGAAGAGCTTTTTGCCGTCGAGGTGCGAGTTGAACGAAATTCCCTCCTCCGTGATTTTTCTGAGCTTCGAGAGGCTGAACGCCTGAAATCCGCCGCTGTCTGTAAGAATGGGCTTGCGCCACTTCATGAATTCGTGAAGCCCCCCGAAGCGCGCTATGAGTTCGGAGGTCGGGCGGATATTCAGGTGGTATGTGTTGCCGAGAATTATCTGCGCCCCCGTCTCCTCCACCTGTTGCGGCGTGAGCGACTTCACCGTAGCCTGCGTGCCGACCGCCATGAACACGGGCGTCTGTACGTCGCCGTGGGCTGTCGCGAGCGTCGCGCGGCGGGCGCGCGACTTGTCCGAAGTTTTCAGAAGTTTGAACATGTCCTCAGAGAATCGGGGCGGGCGCGTACGACTTCGCTTCGGGATATTTGTCGGCGAGGCTGTCGGCGCGGTCGCAGAAATCCTCCGTTTGGACTTCCGCCATGCCCGTCGCCGCGCTTCCGACCCTCTCGATTTCTGCGAGTTCCGCGGCGTCGAGCGGCATGCGGGGGTCTTCCGCAAGGCGTTTTAGCAGGTCGTTTTCGGCGATTTTGCCCGCGCGGAGGTCGTTTGCAGTAGCCACCGCGTGTTCCTTGATAATCTCGTGGGCGTCTTCGCGTCCCAATCCCTTTTTGACGGCGTTCATCATGATGGTTGTCGTCAGCAGGAAGGGCATGTATTTGCGGCATTCCGCGGCGATGACCGCCGTGTTTACCACCATCTGGTTGAGCACCGTGATGAAAGTTTCGAGCAGCCCGTCGATTGCGAAGAACGAGTCGGGCAGGGCGACTCTGCGCACCACCGAGCACGACACGTCGCCCTCGTTCCACTGGTCGCCCGAAAGCGACGCCGCCATTTCCATGAAGCCGCGCAGAATTACGTGGAAGCCGTTTATGCGCTCGCAGCTGCGCGAGTTCATTTTGTGCGGCATTGCCGAAGAGCCTGTCTGCCCCTTTGCGAAGCCCTCGCTCGCCAGTTCCGCGCCCGCCATGATTCTCAGCGTTTTCGCGAAAGACGACGCCCCAGAGCCGAGCTGGTAGAGGCGCGAGACGCATTCGAAGTCGAGCGTGCGGGGGTAGACCTGCCCCGTCGCGCCGATGCAGTGGTTTATTCCGAGGTGCTTTCTGATTTTTTCGTCGAGCGCGAGGGCTTTCGACGCGTCGCCGTCAAAGAGCGTAAGCTGGTCGAGCTGCGTGCCGACCGCGCCTTTAAGCCCGCGGACGGGGTAGCTGTCGATGAGCGCGTCGATGTTTTGTATTGCCCTGAGGGTGTCCTCTCCGAATTCGGCGAGGCGTTTTCCGAAAGTCGTAAGCTGGGCTATGACGTTGTGGGTTCGCGCCGCCAGCACCGTCGCCTTGTGTTTGCGGGCGGTTTTCGAAAGCAGGTAGAGCGCGGCTACCGCCTTTGTGCGCACTATTTTCAGCGATTCGTAAATTTGCAGCTGTTCCACGCATTCGGTGAGGTCGCGGCTGGTCATTCCCTT
The Opitutia bacterium KCR 482 genome window above contains:
- the purB gene encoding adenylosuccinate lyase; the encoded protein is MIPDILAERYASKAIKDIWSAEGKILLERNLWIAVMKAQKELGLDIPQEAIDAYERVKTNIRVDEINKREKITRHDVKARIEEFCELAGYEHIHKGMTSRDLTECVEQLQIYESLKIVRTKAVAALYLLSKTARKHKATVLAARTHNVIAQLTTFGKRLAEFGEDTLRAIQNIDALIDSYPVRGLKGAVGTQLDQLTLFDGDASKALALDEKIRKHLGINHCIGATGQVYPRTLDFECVSRLYQLGSGASSFAKTLRIMAGAELASEGFAKGQTGSSAMPHKMNSRSCERINGFHVILRGFMEMAASLSGDQWNEGDVSCSVVRRVALPDSFFAIDGLLETFITVLNQMVVNTAVIAAECRKYMPFLLTTTIMMNAVKKGLGREDAHEIIKEHAVATANDLRAGKIAENDLLKRLAEDPRMPLDAAELAEIERVGSAATGMAEVQTEDFCDRADSLADKYPEAKSYAPAPIL